The following are encoded in a window of Haloarcula laminariae genomic DNA:
- a CDS encoding DMT family transporter has product MNPYALLLAAILSELAGTTALKLSDGFSKPLPSLVVVAGYGLAFYLLSLTLEELPVGPVYATWAALGIVGVTVVGVVGFGERLDGPAIVGLAFILAGVYCLNVVSEISVH; this is encoded by the coding sequence ATGAACCCGTACGCCCTCCTCCTCGCCGCGATACTGTCGGAACTGGCCGGCACGACCGCTCTGAAACTCTCCGACGGCTTCTCGAAGCCGTTGCCCAGCCTCGTCGTCGTCGCCGGCTACGGACTGGCGTTTTACCTCCTCTCGCTGACGCTCGAGGAACTGCCCGTCGGCCCCGTCTATGCGACCTGGGCCGCGCTGGGCATCGTCGGCGTGACGGTCGTCGGCGTCGTCGGCTTCGGCGAACGGCTCGACGGGCCGGCCATCGTCGGGCTCGCGTTCATCCTCGCCGGCGTCTACTGCCTCAACGTCGTCTCGGAGATATCCGTACACTGA
- a CDS encoding IMP cyclohydrolase, translating into MYVGRFVVVGPTVGAYRVSSRSFPNRQAVRRADTVTVEPTPDAPETDNPYISYNGVRLTERGAVVGNGSHVDPIAEKLELGYPARDAIAEALLALDFEKDDYDTPRIAGIVGVDASDPTTRADGPGAVIGTVRRDALLVEEVTEPTLVATYEEDSPTAFDLGAETAEAVAREVYDHEFEHAVCSAGVAGEAGEFDLSVYNGA; encoded by the coding sequence ATGTACGTCGGACGCTTCGTCGTCGTCGGCCCAACGGTCGGCGCGTACCGTGTCTCCTCGCGCTCGTTCCCGAACCGCCAGGCAGTGCGGCGAGCGGATACCGTCACCGTCGAGCCGACGCCGGACGCCCCCGAGACGGACAACCCCTACATCTCCTACAACGGGGTGCGACTCACCGAGCGGGGCGCGGTCGTGGGCAACGGCTCCCACGTCGACCCCATCGCGGAGAAGCTCGAACTGGGGTACCCCGCGCGGGACGCCATCGCCGAGGCGCTGCTCGCGCTGGACTTCGAGAAGGACGACTACGACACGCCGCGCATCGCGGGTATCGTCGGCGTCGACGCGTCGGACCCGACGACCCGGGCCGACGGGCCGGGCGCGGTCATCGGCACCGTCCGCCGGGACGCGCTCCTCGTCGAGGAGGTCACCGAGCCGACGCTCGTGGCGACCTACGAGGAGGACAGCCCGACGGCCTTCGACCTCGGGGCAGAGACCGCCGAGGCGGTCGCCCGCGAGGTGTACGACCACGAGTTCGAACACGCCGTCTGTTCGGCCGGCGTCGCGGGCGAGGCGGGCGAGTTCGACCTCTCGGTGTACAACGGGGCGTAG
- a CDS encoding aspartate kinase gives MRVIAKFGGTSLGSGDRINRAADSIAAAVQQGHEVGVVASAMGNTTDELLDDIEYNAADEDRAEIVSMGERISVRMLKGALNARGIEAVFLEPGSEDWPIITDEYGEVDVEETKKRAHALAGQMKDVVPVITGFLAEDHEGNVTTLGRGGSDTTAVMLGNYMDADEVVIVTDVEGVMTGDPRVVEGARNVGKISVDELRSLSFRGAEVVAPSALSYKGADLVVRVAHYQHGDLLTGGTSIEGEFENLIDLHEGPVACVTVAGRAIRNSPGILADLASAIGDAGINIDANSSGMDSLTFYVGEDDADEVETLLHDRIVDDDTLSSVTVEDGIAVIRVTGGDPSEHALPYRVIDPLADAHIHIYDVVTSATSVSVFVPWDDREQALKLVQGVF, from the coding sequence ATGCGCGTAATCGCGAAGTTCGGCGGCACTAGTCTGGGAAGCGGCGACCGTATCAACCGGGCCGCGGACTCCATCGCCGCCGCAGTCCAGCAGGGCCACGAGGTCGGCGTCGTCGCCTCGGCGATGGGTAACACGACCGACGAACTGCTCGACGACATCGAGTACAACGCCGCCGACGAGGACCGCGCGGAGATCGTCTCAATGGGCGAGCGCATCTCCGTCCGGATGCTCAAGGGCGCGCTGAACGCCCGCGGCATCGAGGCCGTCTTCCTCGAACCCGGCAGCGAGGACTGGCCCATCATCACCGACGAGTACGGCGAGGTCGACGTCGAGGAGACGAAGAAACGGGCCCACGCGCTGGCGGGCCAGATGAAAGACGTCGTCCCGGTCATCACCGGCTTCCTCGCCGAGGACCACGAGGGCAACGTGACGACGCTGGGACGGGGCGGCTCCGACACCACCGCCGTCATGCTGGGCAACTACATGGACGCCGACGAGGTCGTCATCGTCACCGACGTCGAGGGCGTCATGACCGGCGACCCCCGCGTCGTCGAGGGCGCCCGCAACGTCGGCAAAATCAGCGTCGACGAGCTCCGCTCGCTCTCCTTCCGCGGGGCCGAAGTCGTCGCTCCTTCCGCACTCTCGTACAAGGGCGCCGACCTCGTGGTCCGCGTCGCCCACTACCAGCACGGCGACCTCCTCACCGGCGGCACCTCCATCGAGGGCGAGTTCGAGAACCTCATCGACCTCCACGAGGGGCCCGTCGCCTGTGTCACCGTCGCCGGTCGCGCCATCCGCAACAGCCCCGGCATCCTCGCCGACCTCGCCTCCGCCATCGGCGACGCAGGCATCAACATCGACGCCAACTCCTCGGGCATGGACTCGCTGACCTTCTACGTCGGCGAGGACGACGCCGACGAGGTCGAGACGCTGCTGCACGACCGCATCGTCGACGACGACACCCTCTCCTCCGTCACCGTCGAGGACGGCATCGCCGTCATCCGCGTCACCGGCGGCGACCCGAGCGAGCACGCGCTCCCCTACCGCGTCATCGACCCGCTCGCCGACGCCCACATCCACATCTACGACGTGGTCACCTCCGCGACCTCCGTCTCCGTGTTCGTCCCGTGGGACGACCGCGAGCAGGCCCTGAAACTCGTCCAGGGCGTCTTCTAG
- a CDS encoding universal stress protein, whose translation MPPAHVLVPLDGSPLADDALEHALETFDCRVTVLNVVVPLDGSMSEGGVLEPGEARRGAASERADRLVERAREQAAAVDRTVETAVETGDPADAILGYVDDTDVDHVVMGGHGGARNAIARRLLGTVATAVVGEAPVTVTVVR comes from the coding sequence ATGCCGCCCGCTCACGTACTCGTCCCGCTGGACGGGTCGCCGCTGGCCGACGACGCCTTGGAACACGCTCTGGAGACGTTCGACTGTCGGGTCACCGTGTTGAACGTCGTCGTGCCGCTCGACGGCTCGATGAGCGAGGGGGGCGTACTGGAGCCGGGCGAGGCCCGCCGCGGGGCGGCGAGCGAACGGGCCGACCGGCTCGTCGAACGGGCCCGCGAGCAGGCCGCCGCCGTCGACAGAACTGTCGAGACGGCCGTGGAGACGGGCGACCCGGCCGACGCCATCCTCGGGTACGTCGACGACACCGACGTCGACCACGTGGTGATGGGTGGCCACGGCGGGGCCCGGAACGCCATCGCGCGGCGGCTCCTCGGGACGGTAGCGACGGCCGTCGTGGGCGAGGCGCCGGTGACGGTGACGGTCGTCCGGTAG
- a CDS encoding metallophosphoesterase family protein, with translation MKVGVVSDIHGNRVALREVLADMPAVDQLVCAGDVVGYNPWHADCVDAMRGEPAALPDDPWPTVPVATVMGNHDRAVAGETPFAFNGMAQAGVEHAKAQLDDEQLAWLADLPDERLLFEDRVKVVHGHPDDRDHYTYPGEFGPELLDGEALLIMGHTHHQHHEVYDEGIVCNPGSVGQPRDGNYRAAYAVVDLDERVVHEHRVDYDTTAVIDAVEDADLPQEIGFRLTQGR, from the coding sequence ATGAAGGTTGGCGTCGTCTCCGACATCCACGGCAACCGCGTCGCCCTCCGGGAGGTGCTCGCCGATATGCCCGCGGTCGACCAGCTGGTCTGTGCCGGCGACGTCGTGGGGTACAACCCGTGGCACGCCGACTGCGTCGACGCGATGCGGGGCGAGCCGGCGGCGCTGCCCGACGACCCCTGGCCGACCGTCCCCGTCGCGACGGTGATGGGCAACCACGACCGCGCGGTCGCCGGCGAGACGCCGTTCGCGTTCAACGGGATGGCACAGGCCGGCGTGGAACACGCGAAAGCCCAGCTTGACGACGAGCAACTGGCGTGGCTCGCCGACCTCCCGGACGAACGGCTGCTGTTCGAGGACCGGGTGAAAGTCGTCCACGGCCACCCCGATGACCGCGACCACTACACGTACCCCGGGGAGTTCGGGCCGGAGCTGCTCGACGGCGAGGCGCTGTTGATTATGGGTCACACCCACCACCAGCACCACGAGGTGTACGACGAGGGCATCGTCTGCAACCCCGGCAGCGTGGGCCAGCCCCGCGACGGCAACTACCGGGCGGCCTACGCCGTCGTCGACCTCGACGAACGGGTCGTCCACGAACACCGCGTCGACTACGACACGACGGCGGTCATCGACGCCGTCGAGGACGCCGACCTCCCGCAGGAAATCGGCTTCCGACTGACGCAGGGTCGCTGA
- a CDS encoding inorganic phosphate transporter, with product MVDILFWALVAVATVTGLVTAWTLGANSNSPPFAPAIGANAISTMRAAFLIGILAALGALTQGGAISETVGAGLTEGVTITSLAATAGLLTATLFMAFGIYSGYPVPAAFATTGAMVGVGLSLGGEPVFGTYRRIALFWALVPPVSGGLAYLTATILRRDDIPETVGVPLLAAVVGGIVANVQLSIVPAPPGETQNSLAGLAAMVVPLPGVTVAATLLLAAVSFAYIRRKTQASVDDGIRTFLVVLGSVVAFSSGGSQVGLATGPLENLYTAELGVPGVLLLGLGAVGILGGAWMGAPRLLQATAREYAQLGVRRSIAALVPGFIIAQTAIALGIPISFNNIIISGVIGGGLAGGSAGVSRRKIGVTVGFWLVTLVTSIVVGFALYRALALVLA from the coding sequence CGCCACGGTGACGGGGCTGGTCACCGCGTGGACGCTGGGCGCAAACAGCAACTCCCCGCCCTTCGCACCGGCCATCGGCGCCAACGCCATCTCGACGATGCGAGCGGCCTTTCTCATCGGTATCCTCGCCGCGCTGGGGGCGCTGACTCAGGGCGGCGCCATCTCCGAGACCGTCGGTGCGGGACTAACCGAGGGGGTCACAATCACCTCGCTTGCGGCCACAGCCGGTCTGCTGACCGCGACGCTGTTCATGGCCTTCGGCATCTACAGCGGCTACCCCGTCCCCGCCGCGTTCGCCACGACCGGCGCGATGGTCGGCGTCGGGCTCTCGCTCGGCGGCGAACCCGTCTTCGGCACCTACCGGCGCATCGCCCTCTTCTGGGCGCTCGTCCCGCCGGTGTCGGGCGGACTGGCCTACCTCACCGCCACGATACTGCGCCGGGACGACATCCCCGAGACCGTCGGGGTGCCGCTGCTGGCGGCCGTCGTCGGCGGCATCGTCGCCAACGTCCAGTTGAGTATCGTCCCCGCGCCGCCGGGCGAGACGCAGAACTCCCTGGCCGGCCTGGCGGCCATGGTGGTCCCGCTGCCCGGCGTCACGGTCGCCGCGACGCTGCTGCTGGCCGCCGTCAGTTTCGCCTACATCCGACGCAAGACGCAGGCCTCCGTCGACGACGGCATCAGGACCTTCCTCGTGGTGCTTGGCAGCGTCGTCGCCTTCTCCAGCGGCGGGAGCCAGGTCGGGCTCGCGACCGGCCCGCTGGAGAACCTCTACACGGCCGAACTGGGGGTGCCGGGTGTCCTCCTGCTCGGGCTCGGCGCCGTCGGGATTCTGGGCGGCGCGTGGATGGGCGCGCCCCGCCTCCTCCAGGCCACCGCGCGTGAGTACGCCCAGCTGGGCGTCCGTCGCTCCATCGCCGCTCTGGTGCCCGGCTTCATCATCGCCCAGACCGCCATCGCGCTGGGCATCCCCATCTCGTTCAACAACATCATCATCTCCGGCGTCATCGGCGGCGGGCTGGCCGGCGGCTCGGCGGGCGTCTCCCGGCGGAAAATCGGCGTCACCGTCGGCTTCTGGCTCGTCACGCTGGTCACCTCCATCGTCGTCGGCTTCGCGCTCTACCGGGCGCTCGCGCTGGTGCTCGCGTGA
- a CDS encoding homing endonuclease associated repeat-containing protein: protein MTSEDDCIRALREAADRLDESPSKAAYEDLGLTPASATIQRVMGGWNAAKEAAGLATNTSTGTRVDPKPDDVDLPDGLEWAELSQDQRWHYRNRDWNRERTLDRRARHRAWVYERKYESTGCVRCGEDDPACLDYHHRDDTEKEMTICEMVTHGYSKEKLRTEIAKCDLLCANCHRKEHYEVPDAVRTGGNEMRNADE, encoded by the coding sequence GTGACGAGCGAGGACGACTGCATCCGGGCGCTGCGCGAGGCGGCCGACCGGCTGGACGAGTCCCCAAGCAAAGCGGCCTACGAGGACCTGGGGCTGACGCCCGCCTCGGCGACCATCCAGCGCGTGATGGGCGGGTGGAACGCCGCGAAGGAGGCGGCCGGGCTGGCGACGAACACCTCGACGGGGACACGTGTCGACCCGAAACCGGACGATGTCGACCTGCCCGACGGTCTAGAGTGGGCCGAACTCAGCCAGGACCAGCGCTGGCACTACAGGAACCGGGACTGGAACCGCGAACGGACATTGGACAGGCGCGCCCGTCATCGTGCCTGGGTGTACGAACGGAAGTACGAGAGTACTGGGTGTGTACGCTGTGGTGAAGATGACCCGGCGTGTCTCGACTATCACCATCGCGACGACACCGAGAAAGAGATGACTATCTGCGAGATGGTCACACACGGCTACTCGAAGGAGAAACTCCGTACCGAGATTGCAAAGTGCGACCTCCTCTGTGCGAACTGCCACAGAAAGGAACACTACGAGGTTCCCGACGCCGTTCGGACAGGCGGCAACGAGATGCGGAATGCCGACGAATGA